Proteins from one Kazachstania africana CBS 2517 chromosome 1, complete genome genomic window:
- the FPT1 gene encoding chromatin-associated RNAPIII regulator FPT1 (similar to Saccharomyces cerevisiae YKR011C; ancestral locus Anc_1.293), with the protein MTELETIYLQVNENEPKIKLTCIHHFHNILKLTKYLNALQDKYQLILQVEETVTDNLKLFTDGVKAPFYIVEFNESDDSFYLWKSEGKFIKDSIISSFYNTHLRTTKRIENPWETNFKDDSIYQTHPFKEKIKLVLNDLNVNWKSFDKQIFWDRLDRIIEKCHSDGNISFKSLILMALLKTRLIQNKSFLKNELLNYHTKMKSHISSEESILSSDDADYSTTSSSANSLLSTEERQRKFSDSDIHITEPMNNQLKEIFNEHFKLMVENYEFFELRTKNGIPKRTRTREPFKTKSCF; encoded by the coding sequence ATGACTGAATTAGAAACTATTTATCTACAagttaatgaaaatgaaccAAAAATTAAACTGACTTGCATTCATCATTTCcacaatattttgaaattaaccAAATACTTAAATGCTTTACAAGATAAGTACCAATTAATCTTACAAGTCGAGGAAACTGTCACTGACAATTTAAAACTATTTACAGATGGTGTAAAAGCACCTTTCTATATTGTGGAATTTAATGAATCTGATGATTCTTTCTACCTTTGGAAATCTGAAGGGAAGTTCATCAAAGATTCAATCATTTCAAGTTTTTATAATACACATCTTCGAACTACAAAGAGAATTGAAAATCCCTGGGAGACAAATTTTAAGGATGATTCAATTTACCAAACTCATCCTTTCAAGGAAAAGATTAAACTGGtattgaatgatttgaaTGTTAATTGGAAGTCATTTgataaacaaattttttgggaTAGATTGGAcagaattattgaaaaatgtcaTTCTGATGgtaatatttcatttaagAGCTTGATCTTAATGGCTTTATTAAAGACAAgattgattcaaaataaaagttttttgaaaaatgaactCTTAAACTATCACACAAAGATGAAAAGTCACATTTCATCTGAAGAAAGTATTCTATCTTCGGATGATGCTGACTATTCAAcaacttcttcatcggCTAATTCCTTACTCTCTACGGAagaaagacaaagaaaattctcAGATTCTGATATACATATCACTGAACCAATGAACAATCAATTAAAGGAGATTTTTAATgaacatttcaaattaatgGTCGAGAATTacgaattttttgaattgaGAACGAAGAATGGTATCCCAAAGAGAACAAGAACTAGAGAACCTTTTAAAACAAAATCGTGTTTCtaa
- the KAFR0A03580 gene encoding uncharacterized protein: MSEEDNFSYELSSDDGHSVPLLSDPPKIIELGTSSSICGKFRIICQQCKFFVARKMKCKSIKSNLIKLLLGSMFFFLFFTHKNNVKSYYYTSTALKTVRNKKDLLKIDITNQLRYKDLSRTPITPDILHYNFTAVNVTGFVSNLQLEKTANSEVNSNGIIPEASYHQEYDSLVSCNDLQYNNIMELSRWNILLPDDLVALRRELTNDKTKLSKELEDDNEKMMSETEIIGKNWLRFGGAAVWLESELCFVVYTRVIYSPEGFKGAAKLSLVRAQAFDKDWNEIKGKRIPFSDVPIPKEVTKELSNLEKNLDYSTCDNLKISDREYYNDCIVQITKKKLKFQQRYDELLSRYYLTYPSVINIPLDLNGYFNGPEDPHVILRKNDKYEEPIIIFNMQDNDEDKRRIYAFHPHRKIDALVKFSIEGRKLRDKEKNWAPFFPYHDENKDSVFSRGFIYFIYTYAPLEIVKCSLNDGICEMVFEAATIEASGENAYDDMRGGTQFVKLPADIPQVEGKQMWLGFPKSHSSGCGCGSTYYRPMLSLLIETHGAYHLELMVPTMDFERDVLSWDLKGTYCEGVSIMSPNSIAYWEVVDQDVENEKFEDYLGFTFSESDATSKVVVLRNVLNYILEIYKEKRIRDQFEISKESDSIIRNTLKCVKDKQWDDCTKYGVTQQKKLIVVKISLFMFRYCNH; the protein is encoded by the coding sequence ATGTCCGAAGAAGATAATTTTTCCTATGAGCTTTCTTCAGATGACGGCCATTCTGTACCTTTACTAAGTGACCCTCCAAAGATTATTGAACTTGGAACTTCATCGTCCATATGTGGAAAATTCAGAATTATCTGTCAACAGTGCAAATTCTTCGTggcaagaaaaatgaagtgtaaatcaattaaaagtAATTTAATCAAGCTACTGTTGGGTTCCAtgttctttttcctttttttcaCCCATAAAAACAATGTCAAATCTTATTACTATACAAGCACGGCTCTAAAGACAGTACGTAATAAGAAAGATTTACtgaaaattgatataaCAAATCAGTTACGTTATAAAGATCTATCGAGAACCCCAATTACACCTGATATTTTACATTATAATTTTACAGCTGTCAATGTCACTGGTTTCGTTTCCAATTTGCAATTAGAGAAAACAGCGAACAGTGAGGTAAATTCAAATGGTATTATACCTGAAGCTTCATATCATCAAGAATACGATTCTTTAGTCAGTTGTAATGATCttcaatataataatattatgGAATTGTCACGATGGAATATTTTGTTACCAGATGATTTGGTCGCGTTAAGAAGAGAACTTACTAATGATAAAACTAAATTGAGCAAAGAACTTGAggatgataatgaaaaaatgatGAGTGAAACCGAAATCATTGGTAAAAATTGGTTAAGGTTTGGAGGTGCTGCTGTATGGTTAGAAAGCGAGCTATGCTTTGTCGTATACACTAGAGTAATCTATTCCCCAGAAGGTTTCAAAGGAGCAGCTAAACTCTCTTTAGTTAGAGCACAAGCTTTTGATAAAGATTGGAATGAAATAAAAGGTAAACGTATACCATTCAGTGATGTTCCAATTCCAAAGGAAGTAACAAAGGAGTTATCCaatttagaaaagaatttagATTATTCAACTTGTGAtaacttgaaaatttctgaTAGAGAATATTATAATGACTGTATTGTTCAAataacaaagaaaaaattaaaattcCAACAAAGATATGATGAACTACTATCAAGATATTATTTGACTTACCCTTCTGTAATCAATATACCACTGGATCTTAATGGATATTTCAATGGACCAGAAGATCCTCACGTTATCTTGagaaaaaatgacaaataTGAAGAACccatcattattttcaatatgcAGGACAATGACGaagataaaagaagaatttatgCATTTCATCCGCATAGGAAAATTGATGCATtggtgaaattttcaattgaagGTCGTAAATTAAgagataaagaaaaaaattgggcACCATTTTTCCCATAccatgatgaaaataaggATAGCGTTTTTTCTAGAggttttatttattttatctaTACATATGCGCCATTAGAAATTGTAAAATGTTCATTAAATGACGGTATATGTGAAATGGTATTTGAAGCCGCTACCATTGAAGCCTCTGGTGAAAACGCGTATGATGATATGAGAGGTGGCACACAATTTGTTAAATTACCTGCTGATATCCCTCAAGTTGAAGGTAAGCAAATGTGGCTCGGCTTTCCCAAATCTCACTCCTCTGGTTGTGGTTGCGGAAGTACTTACTATAGGCCAATGCTAAGTTTATTAATAGAGACCCACGGAGCTTATCATCTAGAATTAATGGTTCCAACTATGGACTTCGAGAGAGATGTTCTGTCTTGGGATTTGAAAGGAACTTATTGTGAGGGTGTTAGTATAATGAGTCCAAATTCGATAGCCTACTGGGAAGTCGTTGATCAGGACGTAGAAAATGAGAAATTTGAGGATTATTTGGGCTTCACGTTCAGTGAATCCGATGCTACTTCTAAAGTGGTTGTTTTGAGGAACGTTTTGAATTATATTTTGGAGATTTATAAGGAAAAGAGAATAAGAGACCAGTTTGAGATTAGTAAAGAGTCTGATAGCATTATTAGAAACACATTAAAGTGTGTGAAGGATAAACAATGGGATGACTGTACGAAATATGGTGTGACCcaacaaaaaaaactgaTCGTagtaaaaatatcattgtTCATGTTCAGATATTGTAACCATTAA
- the TOF2 gene encoding Tof2p (similar to Saccharomyces cerevisiae NET1 (YJL076W) and TOF2 (YKR010C); ancestral locus Anc_1.294), producing MYKLQVVLVPPSAKDFILPLGFNSNSGMIDPNNTLNQPNNLSNNQEASMNQIFPSNNSSIFNFNNVRFKKFLHFTKPNNNLFALSQEILNKCEKMYPKLIDDIEILSLQDANSCDLDPDFTVKDVFNVDNVVQVILKNELDIDNNEDMSLYRNAKRIKLDSGSSQITQQNYTGGNSGVIKVLKKRTNQANLRVSTPLANQIYPNTNNNSDIDNNDEDFGERSFLPPPTHPQSPPIRISSGIDNYSVKRIKVTNEDTVSRSATVDPDKTKQQRMLSGTPLKNTMTPNRVTLTGQRVVSENNVTSSNNNNGLIFTGVTSSNKSAPNSTPRIASGMLSIPEPKISEVEKELREGPSSPSSLLPAKPDRIPMKKPYIEKTEQPESSSEDFSESSSSEVRDSNASPSKEANGVATELSIKSPTKNTPFNTVSSIQYRDLANHTSVQRKSSLETRIESKAIAQTAQGHNEMRRIDNFSDTDDEENERMDDTSIGNDTVRHNDLDSSKTMHKDDLIRMVTDYQNSKQVAPSPILEKPTLSNSSLDIKDSEEKITQQKKSDIESSLISKPLKENLIEPEKGSLFKSVESSSNSTIRVLRNTKKVPEEQENESELSADDEEDKDKNKPLHKKSYRKPDTPAPSKDHLSTVTSKKSITSEDNKSVDKPQVKSSGENAKPKQSLVTKSKPTKVTKPTIEASPKGKKMIVPILNKHNIVTPKAPNKANDAPPPRISQGTNAKKEQKGEVKGSSSNDSDESSSSSDSSSSDNETERVVTVRTVTKKPSTRASLNKAQAQKVIDKSVKEHFPFKKIQKEKVYQTPEFLESSDESDTNTENGLNQDKKGKKLQEEKVEKGEVINKNSENDEAAPMTKLEKDTHKKEPVKKAVSTKPDVAKSTKDTLQKKEAQKNEPSKAKDNKTAAVSLETHGLVSRNVMAPGLTSNVKNSKSASLSSSDRESSSSRDDSSSYYSSTDDSSSEEENSTSSTRKARRLVVAPPKGIVGTYSRKTTLGNISDLENAPQSTQVSSLSSQQASPSKTLVQSKQLNGATAPSKVQPHDSSSSLSSSSVSNKLPQKIRPSLSSLSDLASRGIPDVREKSNKVASSHQKTKAEKEESESDSESSDDNSSHESSSDDDDDSESDSDSSSDNGNSDFISAKSASALLGKKKKKASGGFASLIKDSKKK from the coding sequence ATGTACAAATTGCAGGTGGTCTTGGTTCCTCCTAGTGCAAAAGACTTCATTTTGCCATTGGGCTTCAATTCAAATAGTGGAATGATTGATCCAAACAATACTTTAAATCAACCAAATAATTTAAGCAATAATCAGGAAGCTTCCATGAATCAGATCTTTCCAAGTAacaattcatcaatttttaattttaacAACGTTagattcaagaaatttttacaTTTTACTAAAcctaataataatttatttgcACTATCGCAAGAAATTCTGAACAAATGTGAAAAGATGTACCCTAAATTAATAGACGACATTGAAATATTAAGTCTACAGGACGCAAATAGTTGCGATTTAGATCCGGATTTTACGGTCAAGGATGTCTTCAATGTGGATAATGTCGTACAAGtaatcttgaaaaatgagTTAGATAtagataataatgaagatatgTCATTATATAGAAATGCCAAGAGAATAAAACTGGACAGTGGAAGCTCACAGATTACTCAGCAAAATTATACTGGTGGTAATAGTGGTGTAATTAAAGTTTTAAAGAAGCGTACAAATCAAGCCAACTTAAGAGTTTCAACTCCATTGGCAAACCAAATTTATCcaaatacaaataataattctgATATAGACAATAATGACGAAGATTTTGGTGAAAGATCTTTCCTACCACCCCCTACGCATCCTCAATCTCCACCAATACGTATCAGTTCAGGTATTGACAATTATAGCGTAAAGAGGATCAAGGTAACGAATGAAGATACGGTGTCGAGATCAGCAACGGTTGATCCTGACAAAACGAAGCAGCAACGTATGCTTTCAGGTActcctttgaaaaatacaatgaCACCGAATCGTGTAACTTTGACAGGTCAAAGGGTAGTATCTGAAAATAACGTCACAAGTTctaataacaataatggtTTGATATTCACTGGAGTTACATCCTCTAATAAAAGTGCACCTAACTCAACTCCGCGTATAGCATCGGGTATGTTATCAATACCAGAACCTAAGATTTCAGAGGTTGAAAAAGAACTCAGAGAAGGCCCCTCAAGTCCTTCTAGTTTATTGCCTGCAAAGCCTGATAGAATTCCGATGAAAAAGCCATACATTGAAAAGACTGAGCAACcagaatcttcttctgaagACTTTTCCGAAAGCTCATCTTCTGAGGTAAGAGACAGTAATGCATCCCCTTCCAAAGAAGCTAACGGTGTAGCAACAGAGTTGAGTATAAAGTCACCAACTAAAAATACTCCATTCAACACTGTTAGTAGCATTCAATACAGAGACTTGGCAAATCATACATCAGTTCAAAGAAAATCGTCTTTAGAAACGAGAATTGAGAGTAAAGCAATTGCTCAAACAGCTCAAGGGCATAACGAAATGAGaagaattgataatttctcCGATacagatgatgaagaaaacgAACGCATGGATGATACTTCCATTGGGAATGATACAGTGCGTCATAATGATTTAGACTCTAGTAAAACCATGCATAAAGATGATTTAATACGGATGGTAACTGATTACCAAAATTCAAAGCAGGTAGCTCCCTCTCCTATCTTAGAGAAACCCacattatcaaattcttctcttgatATTAAAGATTCTGAGGAAAAAATTACTCAACAGAAGAAGAGTGATATTGAGAGCTCTTTGATCTCCAAaccattgaaagaaaatttaattgaacCAGAGAAAGGTTCGCTTTTTAAATCTGTAGAATCTTCGTCCAATAGCACAATCAGGGTATTGAGAAATACAAAAAAGGTACCTGAAGAACAGGAAAATGAAAGCGAACTTTCAGCagatgatgaggaagataaagataaaaacaAACCACTACATAAAAAAAGTTACAGGAAGCCTGATACTCCTGCCCCTAGTAAGGACCATTTGTCTACAGTTACTTCTAAGAAAAGCATCACGTCTGAGGATAATAAAAGTGTCGACAAACCACAAGTCAAGAGCTCAGGTGAAAATGCAAAGCCTAAACAGTCGCTTGTTACTAAAAGCAAGCCTACAAAGGTCACAAAACCTACGATTGAAGCTTCCCCTaagggaaaaaaaatgatcgtcccaattttaaataagCACAATATTGTAACTCCTAAGGCTCCAAATAAAGCAAATGATGCGCCACCACCAAGAATTTCGCAAGGTACTAATGCTAAAAAGGAACAAAAAGGTGAAGTGAAAGGTAGTTCGTCAAATGATTCGGATGAGAGCAGCTCTTCTTCGGATTCTTCTAGTTCCGATAACGAAACTGAGAGAGTTGTAACTGTTAGAACCGTAACCAAGAAACCATCGACTAGAGCCTCATTAAATAAAGCTCAGGCTCAAAAAGTCATTGATAAATCTGTTAAAGAACATTTCCCTTTCAAGAAGATCCAGAAAGAAAAGGTTTATCAGACTCCAGAATTTCTCGAGTCCAGTGACGAAAGTGATACAAATACTGAAAACGGTTTAAATCAAGACAAGAAGGGCAAGaaattacaagaagaaaaggtGGAGAAGGGAGAAGTAATCAATAAAAACTCTGAAAACGATGAAGCAGCACCTATGACCAAGTTAGAAAAAGATACGCATAAAAAGGAACCTGTTAAGAAAGCTGTTAGTACAAAGCCTGATGTAGCCAAAAGTACTAAGGATACGCTTCAGAAGAAGGAGGCCCAAAAGAATGAACCATCTAAAGCCAAAGACAACAAGACTGCAGCTGTCTCGCTTGAAACACATGGATTAGTATCTAGGAACGTAATGGCCCCAGGTCTTACTAGCAATGTTAAAAATAGCAAATCTGcatctttatcttcttcagatAGGGAATCTTCAAGTAGCAGGGACGATTCCTCTTCATATTACAGCTCAACTGACgattcatcatcagaagaagaaaattcaacCTCGTCAACCAGAAAAGCAAGAAGATTGGTCGTTGCACCACCTAAAGGCATTGTAGGAACATACAGTAGGAAGACTACCTTGGGTAATATATcagatttagaaaatgcTCCTCAATCTACCCAAGTTTCGTCGCTCTCTTCACAGCAAGCATCACCTAGCAAAACACTTGTACAATCAAAACAACTAAATGGTGCAACTGCTCCATCAAAGGTGCAGCCACATGATAGTAGTAGTTCTTTGAGCTCTTCAAGTGTATCCAATAAATTGCCTCAAAAGATTCGTCCCTCCTTAAGTTCCTTATCTGATTTGGCATCAAGAGGTATACCCGATGTCAGAGAAAAAAGTAATAAAGTTGCTTCTTCACATCAGAAAACTAAGgctgaaaaagaagaatcgGAATCAGACTCTGAGTCAAGTGACGATAACTCAAGCCATGAATCAAGttctgatgatgatgatgattcaGAGTCAGACTCAGATAGCTCTTCAGATAACGGTAATAGCGATTTTATCAGTGCAAAGTCTGCAAGTGCTTTATTgggaaagaagaaaaagaaggcAAGTGGTGGTTTTGCATCCTTGATTAAAGATTCGAagaaaaagtaa
- the PRY2 gene encoding sterol-binding protein (similar to Saccharomyces cerevisiae PRY1 (YJL079C) and PRY2 (YKR013W); ancestral locus Anc_1.291): MKFSSPSVLFACIISVAIAAPAVITVTEQVSELAVTVEAIVLVENDQTVTSYTTLGQEASPTTSIAMTASDEVHDITTVSSSSSVAAIDSETNVATTTTSSGSATATSSDYATALLVEHNNKRALHQNTSALTWDDTLASYAQSLADAYDCSGTLTEDDSSYGENLALGYGITGAVDAWYDEISEYDFSSPGYSSSTGHFTQVVWKSTTSVGCGIKYCDTTWGEYVVCSYNPAGNVIGEFSENVMPLTS, encoded by the coding sequence ATGAAATTCTCAAGTCCTAGCGTGCTATTTGCATGCATTATATCAGTGGCGATTGCTGCTCCTGCTGTAATTACAGTCACAGAACAAGTATCAGAGCTTGCTGTCACTGTCGAAGCAATTGTTCTTGTTGAAAACGATCAAACTGTCACTTCCTACACTACCCTGGGTCAAGAAGCTAGTCCTACAACCAGCATTGCTATGACTGCCTCTGATGAAGTCCATGACATCACCACTGTCTCGAGTAGTTCTAGTGTTGCTGCCATTGACAGCGAAACGAACGTAGCTACAACTACTACATCTAGTGGTTCAGCAACTGCCACTTCATCTGACTACGCTACTGCCTTGCTGGTTGAACACAACAATAAAAGAGCGTTGCACCAAAATACAAGTGCTTTAACTTGGGACGATACATTGGCCTCCTATGCACAATCTCTGGCTGATGCATATGACTGTTCAGGCACTTTGACTGAAGATGACTCTTCCTACGGTGAAAATTTAGCACTTGGCTACGGTATTACTGGCGCCGTTGACGCATGGTACGATGAAATCTCTGAGTACGACTTTTCAAGCCCTGGTTACTCTTCAAGCACCGGTCACTTCACTCAAGTCGTCTGGAAATCAACAACTTCAGTTGGCTGTGGTATTAAATATTGTGATACCACTTGGGGTGAGTACGTTGTTTGCTCTTATAACCCAGCAGGTAATGTCATCGGTGAATTTTCTGAGAACGTCATGCCATTGACGTCTTAG
- the MIC60 gene encoding Mic60p (similar to Saccharomyces cerevisiae YKR016W; ancestral locus Anc_1.288): MIRITSLSRTLQLSRKQCYSSINTGVKSVQKTKSHRFRNTLLTLSLGTVTFYACGIILTEYTDNRATDWFIDNVPFADSIIDTYDHSRLKNPTKLNQLSSYVTGSTIGIPVHRPLPLEGEKEENILKLRLCNKDHNDYAMLDKIINELNSIIQKINSEKLVMDKSQIYSISSSFNDLSSILEEFNDNLDANVTDAISEGIKNDITRLDKEFREQLAAKTEEIEESYNVKFERFKTHLEERTQRILETSLASNEANLRSKQENDIAALSIAQVKEFEKIVKSKVEQERSGKLANLDELDGSLANFQKSVDRLNKLLTKNVAITQLSSILNDMKDLLRSNEYVSISMNDKVNRLKQLNTLLKQSQKTSCNCHEKTGQCHCSNKSPKSETNCSCHAKKKPTLLDVAIDELEEISHDQKILSTEQLYNRWNMLERDFKTASLLPPNAGILGHFTAKLFSLLLVTKRGDNQKNDLDSIFARVSDYLKLSKLNLALEEVIKLEGWPRILCEEWICDARRKLEIKSLIDLMDYDLKTS; this comes from the coding sequence ATGATTCGTATCACTTCACTTTCTAGAACTCTTCAACTCTCGAGGAAACAATGTTATTCAAGCATAAACACTGGTGTCAAGTCCGTTCAGAAGACTAAGTCACACCGTTTTCGTAATACACTGCTAACATTATCGTTGGGTACCGTGACCTTTTACGCCTGTGGAATAATACTAACTGAATATACAGATAATAGGGCCACGGATTGGTTCATAGATAATGTCCCTTTTGCAGATTCTATCATTGATACTTACGATCATTCCAGACTAAAAAATCCGACAAAATTGAACCAATTGAGTAGTTATGTCACCGGGAGTACTATAGGAATACCAGTCCACAGGCCTCTGCCATTAGAAggtgaaaaagaagaaaatatactAAAGCTAAGGTTGTGTAACAAGGATCACAATGATTATGCAATGCTCgataaaattatcaatgaattaaattcaataatccAAAAGATAAACAGTGAAAAATTGGTGATGGATAAATCacaaatttattcaatttctaGCAGTTTCAATGACTTGAGTAGCattttagaagaatttaatgataatTTGGATGCGAATGTCACTGACGCCATTTCCGAAGGTATCAAAAATGACATTACTAGATTAGATAAAGAGTTTAGGGAACAATTAGCTGCTAAAacagaagaaatagaagaaaGCTACAATGTAAAATTCGAGAGATTCAAAACTCATTTGGAAGAAAGAACTCAAAGGATCTTAGAAACCAGTTTAGCCTCTAACGAAGCTAACTTGAGATCAAAACAGGAAAATGATATCGCAGCTTTATCCATCGCTCAGGTGAAAGAATTCGAGAAAATTGTCAAGTCGAAGGTAGAACAGGAGCGCAGTGGAAAATTGGCTAATCTAGATGAATTAGATGGGAGTTTGgcaaattttcaaaagtcTGTTGATCGGTTAAATAAACTTTTGACTAAGAATGTGGCAATCACCCAACTATCTTCAATTCTGAATGATATGAAAGACCTTTTAAGATCAAATGAATACGTTAGTATCTCAATGAATGACAAGGTAAACAGATTGAAGCAGTTAAATACGTTGCTGAAACAATCACAAAAGACGTCATGCAACTGCCACGAAAAAACAGGACAATGCCATTGCAGCAATAAAAGTCCAAAATCAGAAACTAATTGTTCATGTCACGCGAAGAAGAAACCTACACTACTCGATGTTGCTATAGATGAACTAGAGGAAATCTCACatgatcaaaaaatattatcaacTGAACAACTTTATAATAGGTGGAACATGCTGGAAAGAGATTTCAAGACTGCATCCTTATTACCACCAAATGCTGGGATTCTGGGCCATTTCACGGCGAAACTATTCTCACTACTACTAGTCACAAAGAGGGGGGATAACCAGAAAAATGACCTTGATTCCATATTTGCAAGAGTTTCAGATTATTTAAAGCTTTCTAAACTAAACTTAGCACTGGAAGAGGTGATTAAACTGGAAGGATGGCCTCGCATATTATGCGAAGAATGGATATGTGatgcaagaagaaaactAGAAATAAAGAGtttgattgatttaatGGACTACGATTTAAAAACTTCATAA
- the YPT52 gene encoding Rab family GTPase YPT52 (similar to Saccharomyces cerevisiae YPT52 (YKR014C); ancestral locus Anc_1.289), whose translation MLQFKLVLLGDSSVGKSSIVNRFVKDSFEDLRESTIGAAFLSQTIKLNDNGKEVIVKFEIWDTAGQERYKSLAPMYYRNANAALVVYDITELDSLNKAKTWVEELKNKVGDDNIVIYLVGNKLDVCEKDSSKRLVSLEGAKEYAKEQGLLFIETSAKTGANIKETFQEIGEKLYDIKKTEVNTDLDGNTGEIEISKPSTNDTTSCCS comes from the coding sequence ATGTTGCAATTCAAATTAGTCTTGTTGGGGGACTCATCTGTTGGAAAATCATCTATTGTGAATAGATTTGTTaaagattcatttgaagatttgagAGAAAGTACAATCGGCGCAGCCTTCTTGTCGCAaacaataaaattaaatgataaTGGTAAAGAAGTTATAGTAAAGTTTGAGATTTGGGATACAGCAGGGCAGGAACGTTATAAGTCATTGGCTCCAATGTATTATAGAAATGCAAATGCTGCTCTAGTTGTATATGATATTACAGAACTTGATTCACTGAATAAAGCTAAGACGTGGgtagaagaattgaaaaacaaaGTTGGAGATGATAACATCGTCATATATCTAGTAGGTAACAAGCTGGATGTTTGCGAGAAGGATTCTAGTAAGAGGCTCGTTTCCCTGGAGGGTGCTAAGGAATATGCCAAGGAACAAGGCTTATTATTTATAGAGACAAGTGCGAAGACTGGTGCTAATATAAAGGAAACTTTTCAGGAAATCGGCGAAAAATTGTACGATATTAAGAAAACAGAAGTAAATACTGATTTGGATGGGAACACTGGTGAAATCGAAATATCAAAGCCTTCAACAAACGATACTACTTCCTGTTGCAGTTGA